A single region of the Duganella sp. BuS-21 genome encodes:
- a CDS encoding KTSC domain-containing protein: MEMKRINAGKLRAIGYDARDNLLRVEFDDGSAMDYSGVGNEVWRKLSTSGAAWSYYRDNIEEEFTGRKGVVRKPTTRADLEDLFKPPSD; the protein is encoded by the coding sequence ATGGAAATGAAGCGCATCAATGCGGGAAAATTGCGGGCCATCGGCTATGACGCACGCGACAATCTGTTGCGCGTGGAGTTCGACGACGGCAGCGCCATGGATTACTCGGGCGTCGGCAACGAGGTGTGGCGCAAGCTGTCAACCTCCGGCGCGGCCTGGAGCTACTATCGCGATAACATCGAAGAGGAGTTCACCGGCCGCAAGGGCGTGGTGCGCAAGCCGACTACCCGTGCCGATCTGGAGGACTTGTTCAAGCCGCCTTCCGATTGA
- a CDS encoding dihydrodipicolinate synthase family protein codes for MFSGLSGFPITPMNEAGIDEAAYAGLVQRLAAAGVDSIGALGSTGVYAYLSREERARVARLAVDAAGGVPVMAGIGALRTRDVLDLAEDAQRAGVGALLLAPVSYHSLNAAEVYCLFETVARNVSVPLCVYDNPGTTRFDFSDELHGRIAQLPNIRSIKIPGVPAQPAAAAERVARLRALVPAHVSIGVSGDKFGATGMSAGCEVWYSVIGGIFPKTTLAITRAAQAGNAAEAARLSERLAPLWELFGKYNGSLRVIGAAANLMGLAQQPCIPLPLHAIEGADREHLARLIDTLELA; via the coding sequence ATGTTCAGCGGTCTCAGCGGATTTCCCATCACCCCCATGAATGAAGCCGGCATCGACGAGGCGGCCTATGCCGGCCTGGTGCAGCGCCTGGCTGCAGCCGGTGTCGATTCCATCGGCGCGCTCGGTTCGACCGGGGTGTACGCCTATCTGAGCCGTGAGGAGCGCGCGCGGGTGGCGCGGCTGGCGGTGGACGCGGCCGGCGGTGTGCCGGTCATGGCCGGCATCGGCGCCTTGCGCACGCGCGACGTGCTGGACTTGGCGGAAGATGCGCAGCGGGCCGGTGTTGGCGCGCTGCTGCTGGCGCCTGTCTCATACCACAGCCTGAATGCGGCCGAGGTCTACTGCCTGTTCGAGACGGTGGCGCGCAATGTCTCCGTGCCGCTGTGCGTGTATGACAATCCCGGCACCACGCGCTTCGATTTCAGCGACGAGCTGCACGGCCGGATTGCGCAGTTGCCCAACATACGGTCGATCAAGATTCCCGGCGTGCCGGCGCAGCCGGCTGCGGCAGCCGAGCGGGTGGCGCGTCTGCGCGCCCTGGTGCCGGCGCACGTCAGCATCGGCGTCAGCGGCGACAAATTCGGCGCCACCGGCATGAGCGCGGGGTGCGAGGTGTGGTATTCGGTCATCGGCGGCATTTTCCCCAAGACCACCTTGGCCATCACCCGCGCGGCGCAGGCCGGCAATGCGGCGGAAGCGGCGCGGCTGTCTGAGCGGCTGGCGCCGTTGTGGGAATTGTTCGGCAAATACAACGGCAGCCTGCGCGTGATCGGCGCCGCTGCCAACCTGATGGGTCTGGCGCAGCAGCCGTGCATTCCGCTGCCGCTGCACGCCATCGAAGGCGCCGACCGCGAACACCTGGCCCGACTGATCGACACGCTGGAACTGGCGTGA